In the genome of Arachis hypogaea cultivar Tifrunner chromosome 9, arahy.Tifrunner.gnm2.J5K5, whole genome shotgun sequence, the window GAGCTACAGTTTTACAAGTTCAGTCTGGAGAGGAGCGGTACCTCCGAGAATTGAGCTTTTTGGATGGTTTGTACTTATTGGTAGAATTAATACTAAGGAGAGGTTGAGTAGATTAGGCGTTACTCTGCCAACTGATAATCTCTGTGTACTTTGCAACCAAGAGGTAGAATCGGTCAAGCATTTATTTTTTCTCTGTGATCTATCATGGCAGGTGTAGTGCAGATAGTTGCGATCTTTTGGTGAAGATTGGGTTATTCCTGGTACCATAAGGAAACTGTATGAGAGTTGGACTGGTTGGcataagcaaaagaaagagtaGAAAAGGTGGCTGTAATAAGGAAGCATGTGTTGAGCCGAGCTACAATGAATGGACCAATAGTGATCCTTTTGGTTGTTGATGACAATGCCATAAATAACAAAAATGTTATGTATGTCCATGTAGTACTTGTTGTTTGGTTTATTTGCTCTACTTTACAGTGTTGAGCTTTCTTtacttaaaaaaaagaatttaatcaaATCCAAATTTATGCGATTTtagtttgaattgaattgaaaaagtGATTTAATTTAAATCTGCTTAATTTTCAACACCCTAATTCGAATGTATTCATAACAAACACGCTTCTCCGATTCATGATTCACGTTATTTCTTCCCGTAACAGTTCAATTCAAAAAGATAACAAAGATTGATTCTATTTACAAATAACAgttaaatttgaaaaatcaaattaGTTAAAGTTGTTTCTACATCGGATTCATGTTCGTACTCATAAAACATTCtatttcttttctatttcaaATTGTTAataatagaattttaaagataaaatacataatgaatagtaaaataatttataaaataaaaaataaaatttaaaattatataatatataaaaagctaattaataaataaaattaaaagataactatttgacaattatttaaaaacttaaaatatattattttattagtagAATCATTTAATAGTAGTCTAAACGATGAGGAACTATATAATCCTTTGCCAACTTAAAGGAAAAGCTAAACAAGTTCATCTAGAACACAACTGAACTGAATCATTCCGGCAACTTACATTCACTCTGTGTTTGTCTGCCACAGGCAACAAAGAATTTCAATGTTGTGTGTGTTTCATTTTATGAAAGAATATTCCACAAGATAATAAGATATGTTTATTCCCTGGTTTAAAATAATCCCCACACAGACCAGAGAAAAATGTGCTGGGGAGAGAGACAATTAAGGGGAAAATCTTGCTGTCCATTCATCGTCGTTGCTCTGCAGCCTTATCGCTCATCTTATGATCATAGTACTCCACTACTGCTGCACCGGCTAACGCAGCCAGCGTAAGAGCCTGTGCATGCAACCTGAAACACAGTTTGAGAAAGAAAATTAGCAAAAGAACATTAGTTGGAATGTTATGCAGGGTgttccattaaaaaaaaaaaaaaaaaccagaacaaTAATCCTTCAAATATGCACACATTGTGCTGAAATAACAGGAGAAAAGTTATAACACAAAGGTATCACATAAAACCAACTTCTATTAAAATTACCAGTATGTAAATATATGAAGCctaagtaaaacaaaaataaataagacaACAAAGAATATAATTAAGAAATTAACCAAACAATACAGCAGAATTCCCAACAATCAAGACCCTTTATCGACCAATAAAAACTCATTGCCACATGAGATTATATAGAAACAAGAATGGATTTTTAACACTAGTAGCTATTTTGATTATTAACTTCATGAAATATGTTAAAAGGGTTTATATGTCTAACTCTTAAGGGAAGTGGCAAATATAAAACAAGTTTCAAGAAGCATAGGCATGCTCAAGTGTATTGGTGAAACATGGGCATTAAGAATTTAACATATATCTAACTGTTAAGCCAAATTTAGTTACTTTCATTCATTCATATATATGTTAAAGAATTATTGCAGCTCATTGCTCCGTCCACAAAACAATTTCTTTTAGTTAAAGAAGTTTTAAGAGATTAAAAGGGACCAAGTTGCAAAGTGGGACAAGTTAAAAGTGAGAACACTCAGCAGAAAACCTCAATGAAACAAACCAAGGAGCAATGAAACCAATGATTAACCCAAACGCAGGATTCATTTATCATAATAAGGCTACTCAtggcccaaaaaaaaaaaaaaaaaaaaaaacatgaacgCAGCTCCAATATGAACACATGATCAATCATAAAGCTCATATATTCAGCGCGTAGCTAACATACTCATCTTTCATAATGAAATCAAGAAACAGCTCCTCggagaataaatatgagaaactGGATTGCATTAAATGCAAAAGAATAAAAGCAAGCTACTTGAAAGGGCAAACAAATTAAGATAATTTATCTCTATCTCATTTgaattttctcaaaaaaaaaaaaatcgcaaACACAACATGAGATATTATATAACTTGCCTGGCGTGAATGATCTTAACACTGGTTTTCATGTTAGGTCGAGACCAATTGTACGCAATTGAACCCGAGATGCCGCTAAGCCACAAACACCCTGATTCCAATAACAATCGCAACAATTCAAATCAGAAATAAATTAGGTATCCTTCAAATCAAAATTTATCaacaaaatcacaatccaaatatCACGCGCAAACAACAAAAAAGATGTTTCAGAAGAATCTAATCTAATCTGAAATTAAAAAGATGATAAACTGACCAACAGTACGGAGCTTGTGCTCGACGACCCACTTCCTTACAGATTCAAATTGGGTCTTAGCATCAGCCATTGCAGcgactcagagagagagagagagagagagagaaagaaagagagaaatttGGGGAAAATAGCAAGGATTTAGAGAAGGAAGAGGAATCAGGAGAGGGAACCGAACAAAAAAGGATTAGGCAATTTTATGGATTTAAGGGTTTCAAGAAAGTTTGATTTATATACGATTTTAGGGAGagaatagaaatagaaaatagaaaatagaaaatataaagtACGTTGCAAAAACGAAGTCGTAATGGAATTTGAAAACCTGTGATGCCAAAATTGGTTGGCTGGGGCTGGGGTGGGCAGGCAGCCGCCAGTGGCATGTTATATTTCATGTTGGGTATATTAAGTATTAACATGTggcaatattaattttaataatttgtaaCTCGCCCATTGTTTTCACGAACGAAAACCATCTTGATTTTAGAGTTTAGACACTTCACAGACCATCCAAGTTGGGGAGTGGATGGGAACGGATCCTCTCTGGTGGAAGAAAAAATTGACACTATCCAGTGGAAGATCCCAACCTTTAATAAAATCAACGGtcctaattataattataattataattttattttatttttttagtactctCACGTTCcagcttcttttatttttattatctttccgcgcttcttttcaccatcttctctgaaaaattaaactttttaactTCTATTATATTCTTCTTTTCAAgtagtttatttttaataatatcttgTGATGCTAATAGAAGGCCATTACAGACTCATTTTAAAGATAACAATTCTTCTCTTTTAACATTGAGGTTTTGTGCTTTTAttcttattctcatttttttttatctaattctcTTACTCAAGTCTTCTTTTCCAATTATGTGATAATACGTTTAgtttgatattaattttttttcaagctaTAAATTTTCTGATTGAAAATTAACAAATTGTGCTATATGAGTACTTTTGTTTTTTAATGTTCATGTTCTTGTAATTGAATCTTTAAATTAGTTTTTCTGTTAACAATTAAAAAAAcgtactttttaaatattttttcttttcattcttgtttttattttaggATGTGCAACGATTTTTGAATGCCCAAAATATGGATGTAGAATTTGATTGGCTACCTAAATTGGGCAAAACTTTTAACACTGTGGAAGAGGCATGGCAATTTTGGATTGATTATGGTGGGAGGATGGGATTTGGTGTCCGCAAGCAATATTCTAACAAAAATGCAGATGGAAAAATTCTAAGTCTTAGATTCGTCTGTGCCAAAGAAGGTGTTCGTAAATCAGACAAAAGAGATTCTTTGACGGTCATTCCTAGACTTGAAACAAGGACTAATTGTGGTGTAAAATTAGGAATCAGATATATTAAAGGCATTGAAAAATATGAGATTCATGATTTTTTCAGTGAGCATAATCATCCTTTGCATCTTTCACATACAACTCACATGTTAACATGTCAACGGAAAATATCTCAGGTTCAAactcaagaaattgaaatggcagaTGACTCCGGAATCACACAACGGGCTTCATTTGAATTGATGAGCAGACAAGTTGGTGGAAGAGAAAATATTGGTTATACACGTTTAGACCAAAAAAATTATCTTCGTACCAAAAGAATGAAAAGCATGGCATACGGGGAGGCAGGCAGCTTGTTAGCATATTTTCAAcaagaatctctagaaaatccatCATTCAGTCATGCTATTCAATTAGATTTAGAAGAACAAATAACGAATATTTTTTGGGCTGATGCAAAAATGATCATGGATTATGAATATTTTGGTGATGTGGTTACTCTTGACACTACATATAGTACTAATAATGCTTGTAGGCCTTTGGCTGTATTTGCAGGATTTAATCACTTTAGAGGGGTAGTGATATTTGGAGCTGCACTTCTTTATGACGAGAGTTCAGATTCATTTGAATGGCTGTTTAGAGTGTTTTTGAAGACACACAAAAACAAGAAGCCTCGAACTATTTTCACAGATCAAGCTGCTGCAATGGCTAATGGTTTGGCTAAGGTAATGCCTAAAACATATCATGCTTTATGTTCTTGGCATTTGATGCAAAATGGCATAAAACATCTTGgtaatttgatgaagaatggttCTTATTTTCTGCAAGACTTTAAAGCATGTATGTATGAATATGTAGATGAAACTAATTtcaaagaagcatgggataaatTATTAGATGACTATGATCttaaggaaaataagtggttgatGAACTTGTATAAATTAAAGGAGAAGTGGGCAAGATGCTATATGAACAATGCATTTACTATTGGCATGCGGAGTACACAGCTTAGTGAAAGTTTGAATGCAGATCTCAAAAATTGTATGAAACCAAACCTAAACATCATTCAATTTTTCAATCACTTTGAAAGAGTTGTCAATGATAAGAGATACAATGAGCTACAAGGAGAATTTCAATCCAGACAGAAGTTACCCAGGTTGAAGATGGTAAGTTCACCACTATTGCAACAAGTTTCTGAAGTATATACCTTGCCATTGTTTAATCTTTTTCAAGAGGAGTATGACAAATATTCTGCAGCTTGCATAAGAGAAGTAAATGATAGAGGCTTTGTTTATGAATATGTGGTTGCATTGTGCAATGAGAATAAAGAGTTTAAAGTAACATTTGATCCTTCTTTGAGCTCAATTTCATGTAATTGTAGAAAGTTTGAGACTTTTGGCATTTTGTGTTGTCATGCAATCAAAGTTTTAGATGTTAAAGATATTAAATTACTGCCTGAACAGTATATTTTGAAGAGGTGGACAAGAGGAGCAATGAGGAGATTAGTAAAAGATATGCATGGAAGAATAGTTGAAGAAGATACTTGTCTTACTAGCACACAATGGTTTAAGCAAACCTGTCCTAAGTTAGTAAGAACAGTCACACAAGCCTCTGATTGTAAAGAAGCACGTGTCTTTGTGGAAAAAGCTGTGGAGGAGTTAAGTAAAAAGGTTGATGATATCTGCAAACTAAATTTGGGATTAGAAATCAACGATACTGATTCTTCCCTCCCAATTCAATGTACAAACCTTCAACTCTTGGAAGTCAGaggtttgaaaagaagaaatggcGTGAGAAATTTTAGAAGGCGTCCAAAAAGTTGGGTTGAAAAACAACCCAAAAATAAGAAGAATCAATTTAGCAACACTTCACAACAACAAAAACAAGACAAGGTAGAATTATAAATTACGTAGTAAAATAGAGTAGGTGATATGAGTACAATGTTGAGTACTTTAAATTTCtatgtttttttataaattgtttTCTTTATCATGTTATACAGGTCATTAAGCTTAATGGTTCAATATCTCAATTAGATGAGCATGGTTTTAATAGGCTATTAATGgtaagttttcttaattatttgtaaaatgatatttatatattgtttaacatgatgaattttttttattggtgTTTAACATTACTATGATTATCTATAACTAATAGGAACCGTTGGATGTATTTCTTCAACCAAATACATTTGTGAACCATCAAGAAAGTTTATAAAATTTAAGgtaatttttagttataaaatatcTCAATAAATAATTACTTAGATTATTGTAAACAAATTAGCATAGTAATACTTTATTTACTTATTTCACTTAATaacgattttatatttttttttttgtagaatcttGGATGCATACTAACAGAGCTTTTTAATGCCAAATATGCCAAATATGCTTGGATTACTATTGATTTTGGAAGATATTTGACTGAATTATTGAAATAGAGTTGTAATAGATCTCACAAAAACAGAATAGTGTAAAAGAGAAGAAGAACCTATCATTTATAATTTGTTTTTTGGGATATATTTCTTAACATTTCATATTGTAATTTTACTATTTTGATTGATTTGCCTGATTGGATTTTCGCTAACTCATTTGTTCTGGCAATAATCTACAAAATTGACAATTATATGCAGAATTTGAAAATTACAGAACTCAGATCCTGTCATACTAATTAAAAGCAGTGGATATTTTgcataacaaaataatataatcaaaatgatTAAGGTCTAAATAATGAAAACAGGGTACTACTTGAATGGCCAACATTACAGATAAGTAAAtcctcaaattttttataaattaaattcttaaatcaTAAGATGattgtaagaataataaaattgttTATCTTCTGCAAAACTTACAACACATATCATTCAGAACTTCATTGCTCTTTTTTACTAACTTACAAAACATATCATTTAGAACTTCACTGCtctcctttatttattttaaagtgaCACCAAATGCCTAATTCAAAAAacagaatattaaaaataattttgtttggaAAAAAAAGACAACATTTTTAGAAGCAaacacaaataagaaaaaaaatcaaacgaATTGAGTAAAATTGTGTAGAATAGCAAACACAAACTATtgcaatttaaagaaaaataaaactaatttttttattttgtcaccCACATCGGTAATAAGACCATTTATATCTCAAATGACCAACCACACAAATTCAAACTaattattatcaataaaaattattaatttaggaATTTAGTGATtgacagagaaaaagaagaacgtgAAAAGgtattcaaatcttaaattgtACTCGCAAAATTGTTGAAGCAGGAAAAAAAGATGACGAATGAaggttcttcttcttgttgtgtTACTGCTGGGGAAGAGAATAGAACGAGTGGACTGTGAAAGTGAAGATAAGAAGAAGAGTTTATAAAATTTGAGAAGAGAGAGTTTTTTCTTGGTGCTATTACTGCGAGAAAAGAATAGACTCGTGAAAAGTGAAATTGAAGAGAAGAAGGGTTTGCAAAATTTGGGAAAGTAATAGTCATAATTATAGTTATAATTAGGACCGTTGATTTTATTAAAGGTTGGGATCTTCCACTGGACAGTGTCAATTTTTTTCTCCACGGGAGAGGATCCGTTCCCGGAGTGGATCCTCTCAAGGGGTCAAGCCTAAGTAATTTTTGGTTCACAAAACCTTAGGTGGTCAACACGGATAAAGCAAACCGGCGGATTCTCTGATTGACCCTCCCAAGTTTGAAAAATTATGTTATATCAATTTCAATTGTTAAGCGAGTTGTgttatatcaattaaaaaaattatgattataCTTATTTTTATGTAGTTTCTTTTAAGTTTAattcttttattaatccataTAATTTTaccatatttataattaaatttttatattttttaattcagtctttatattattttcaattttataattatttatcaatataaaaaatattagaattaatagaatatttttttaaaaattaaaaatatttataattaaaaatgtaattagatcttttatcatatatattttttagaagaataaatttaatattttttatacaaaaatacctaattataaaattaaaaataatataaaaatttaattaaaaaatataaaaaacttaattataaatttaataaaattataaagactaatagaataattaaatttttttatagtataatataatttttattttttatcaattatttttaacGTTAAAAGAGATATATGTAAAAGtgttgtatataatatttttcatatatatgatGTGTTATATacacaatttaatttttaaatgggAGAAATATTGTTGTAGTACTGCATGAATGCGCTTTTTAATATTGATATTGGACTCATGCTAGTGTATGAGAATGATATGGGGGTGGGAGGTGTCTAACAAAAATGTGGGTTCAGGGGAGTAGGAACTCGGACCCTCCGAGTTCAGCAAGCAAAACCCACGGTCCGATTTCTTTGCGTTGTAGCTGTTTGGAGTGGAACTCGGACCCTCCGAGTTGGCAAGGATAACGCACCGTTCGATTTTCGTATTACCCAATCGCACGGTCCGAATTGCGTGAAAGGAGGAACACGCGTCGTATCCCCGCTGATCCACAAACGGTGCTCCTAGAAAACACACAAAGAAGCCACTCTCTCACCATCCGAAGACACTCACTCACCTTTCACTCTCACagtctccttcttcttcctttctctggGTTTTGCATAGTGGAGGAGGAGCATCAACAAtgccaaaaaaatacaaaatcaaagATATTGATCGATCTGAGTTTCATATTATTCATTATCTCAGTGATCCTGATtatgtaagtatttttttatttttttaaattttataattttcattatatttatatttattaatattttaaattttattattatgattcttATTAGAGATACTGCTGAAGAATAGAAATAGAATGATTAAgactaatttataaatttttttggttagattaatttaaaaatttttaacagattattaaaaatatttatgatgattagagaattttttatgattatattgtTGTTAGCCATGGAGTTGAAGAACATAAATAGAAAGATTAtgattattttatgaatttttgttgggtttgtttaaattaatattacagattattaaatatataaattatgattagaaaattttttaatattatgttgTTGTTAGCGGTGGAgttgaacaaaaaaaatagaatgattatgacgaattttttaatattagttatatttttttaaaatttttttactgaatagaatattagttaaaaatatcatGATAAGAAAATCTTTTATGATTATGTTgttgttatgttttgttttttcGACTCTAATATGTAGtagattatgtaattttttttaattttatttttagtatattatatGTAAGTCAATCTTATTTAAATGCGTTTTTAAATAGTTAATATAACTGTTATTGATTTTGgttaaatgttaattttattgATAGTACAATAAAGTTGTAATGCTGAATGATTAGTAGCGTTATTTTAATTAATCCATGTTATAATTATTTGATTGAGaaaattgaaatatttttaattgtagtAATTATTATTAGGAAGCTAATTATTACCGTTATTAGAGTATGAATGATGGCATATACtcattgttaatatttttttacacaGTGGAAAAAAATGTTTAACAAAAGAATAATTAACATTAGATTTTATTGTAGATGTTGTAATATTGTTGAGAATATTGATTAGGAATATATGTGTTTGTAATGAGTTTCATTTGCAGTTATGAATAATTTTTaggattaattaaataattttagaagTTAGAAGAATTAGTTGTATAAGGATTCAATAAATTGATTGATGATGGTAAGTTAGTAATTGTTAATTATCTGACTGGTAAGTTATGTTTTTTTGTAGAAATCAAG includes:
- the LOC112710800 gene encoding uncharacterized protein yields the protein MADAKTQFESVRKWVVEHKLRTVGCLWLSGISGSIAYNWSRPNMKTSVKIIHARLHAQALTLAALAGAAVVEYYDHKMSDKAAEQRR
- the LOC112709060 gene encoding protein FAR1-RELATED SEQUENCE 5-like isoform X1, whose product is MDVEFDWLPKLGKTFNTVEEAWQFWIDYGGRMGFGVRKQYSNKNADGKILSLRFVCAKEGVRKSDKRDSLTVIPRLETRTNCGVKLGIRYIKGIEKYEIHDFFSEHNHPLHLSHTTHMLTCQRKISQVQTQEIEMADDSGITQRASFELMSRQVGGRENIGYTRLDQKNYLRTKRMKSMAYGEAGSLLAYFQQESLENPSFSHAIQLDLEEQITNIFWADAKMIMDYEYFGDVVTLDTTYSTNNACRPLAVFAGFNHFRGVVIFGAALLYDESSDSFEWLFRVFLKTHKNKKPRTIFTDQAAAMANGLAKVMPKTYHALCSWHLMQNGIKHLGNLMKNGSYFLQDFKACMYEYVDETNFKEAWDKLLDDYDLKENKWLMNLYKLKEKWARCYMNNAFTIGMRSTQLSESLNADLKNCMKPNLNIIQFFNHFERVVNDKRYNELQGEFQSRQKLPRLKMVSSPLLQQVSEVYTLPLFNLFQEEYDKYSAACIREVNDRGFVYEYVVALCNENKEFKVTFDPSLSSISCNCRKFETFGILCCHAIKVLDVKDIKLLPEQYILKRWTRGAMRRLVKDMHGRIVEEDTCLTSTQWFKQTCPKLVRTVTQASDCKEARVFVEKAVEELSKKVDDICKLNLGLEINDTDSSLPIQCTNLQLLEVRGLKRRNGVRNFRRRPKSWVEKQPKNKKNQFSNTSQQQKQDKVIKLNGSISQLDEHGFNRLLMEPLDVFLQPNTFVNHQESL
- the LOC112709060 gene encoding protein FAR1-RELATED SEQUENCE 5-like isoform X2 is translated as MDVEFDWLPKLGKTFNTVEEAWQFWIDYGGRMGFGVRKQYSNKNADGKILSLRFVCAKEGVRKSDKRDSLTVIPRLETRTNCGVKLGIRYIKGIEKYEIHDFFSEHNHPLHLSHTTHMLTCQRKISQVQTQEIEMADDSGITQRASFELMSRQVGGRENIGYTRLDQKNYLRTKRMKSMAYGEAGSLLAYFQQESLENPSFSHAIQLDLEEQITNIFWADAKMIMDYEYFGDVVTLDTTYSTNNACRPLAVFAGFNHFRGVVIFGAALLYDESSDSFEWLFRVFLKTHKNKKPRTIFTDQAAAMANGLAKYILKRWTRGAMRRLVKDMHGRIVEEDTCLTSTQWFKQTCPKLVRTVTQASDCKEARVFVEKAVEELSKKVDDICKLNLGLEINDTDSSLPIQCTNLQLLEVRGLKRRNGVRNFRRRPKSWVEKQPKNKKNQFSNTSQQQKQDKVIKLNGSISQLDEHGFNRLLMEPLDVFLQPNTFVNHQESL